A portion of the Stegostoma tigrinum isolate sSteTig4 chromosome 18, sSteTig4.hap1, whole genome shotgun sequence genome contains these proteins:
- the LOC125460983 gene encoding parathyroid hormone-related protein-like, translating to MSNTSRLFEQLSFAIFILCCSLPIFGKPVDEISIIKKRSVSEHQFMHDKSRSIQELQRRIWLHNVMGELHTAEGRGMTQPQTPRNPKHPATWPDSADLAVLLIKLAANNNSNNNEGTRTPLEQIQDTNKPGPFKYQNSKKNGKKKKQGKNNKRKAHRGREEKSRRQARSVNSEIGDPNISSDSVPLPTATSGRFWQ from the exons ATGTCCAACACAAGCCGATTGTTTGAGCAGCTGAGCTTTGCGATATTTATCCTGTGTTGTTCACTGCCCATATTTGGGAAACCAGTGGATGAAATCTCCATTATAAA GAAGAGGTCTGTCTCGGAGCACCAGTTCATGCATGACAAGAGCAGGTCTATCCAGGAGCTCCAGAGGCGGATCTGGCTGCATAATGTCATGGGCGAACTGCACACAGCAGAGGGCCGGGGAATGACTCAGCCACAGACGCCCCGCAACCCCAAACACCCGGCGACGTGGCCGGACTCGGCGGATCTGGCCGTGCTCCTCATCAAACTGGCAGCCAACAACAACAGCAACAATAACGAGGGCACCAGGACTCCGCTAGAACAGATACAAGACACCAACAAGCCCGGTCCTTTCAAATACCAGAACTCGAAGAAAAATGGCAAGAAGAAGAAGCAAGGGAAAAACAACAAGCGCAAAGCTCACAGAGGTCGAGAGGAGAAGAGCAGGAGGCAGGCACGCTCGGTGAATTCCGAAATCGGGGATCCCAATATCTCATCCGATTCCGTGCCGCTCCCCACTGCCACCTCTGGACGGTTTTGGCAATGA